The sequence TCCGGACCACGACCGACCGCAGCTGCTCGAGGTTCGCCGCCATCCCTGCGATCGCCTGCCTGACCTCCGCGGCGCGCTCGTTCACGGAAGCCGCATCGCGGCTGACATTGCCGATCTTGGCCGAGACGTCCTTTGCGGCGGACGCCGATTCGGAGATCGATCGCGCGATCTCCCGTGTCGCCGCGTCCTGCTCTTCCATCGCCGCGGCGACCGAGGTCGCAACGCCGTCGATCTCGACGATGTGGCCGCCCATGGCCTCGACCGCGTCCACGGCCGCCTGTGTCGAGGCCTGGATCTCGGCGATCAGACGCCCGATCTCCTCGGTGGATTTGGCGGTCTGGTCGGACAGGGATTTCACCTCGGCCGCGACCACCGCGAAGCCGCGGCCGGCCTCGCCGGCCCGCGCCGCCTCGATGGTGGCGTTGAGCGCCAGAAGGTTGGTCTGACCGGCGATGCCGCCGATGAGGTCGGAGACTTCGGCAATCCTCTTCACCGATCCGGCCAGCGCCTGGATGGTCGAACGCGCCTGCTCGCGGCCCTCGACCGCCGACTTCGTGACGGTCGAGGTGCGTGCAACCTGGGTCGCGATCTCCCGGATCGAGGCACTCAGCTCCTCGGCTGCGGCCGAAACCGTCTGCGAGCTGCCCAGCGCCTGCGTCGAGGCCGCGGCGACAGCCTGTGATTCCGTGGACAGCGAGCGGGCGATCTCGGACAGGCTGGAGGCGACCCGTTCTACGCCCTGGCTCGCGGCGCTCGCGGTATCGACCGAGCGGCCGGTTTCGCGCTCCACCGTCTCGGCCATCTGATGCAGGGCGGAGCGCTTGGCACGTGCGGCCTCCTGCTCGTTCTGCAACTGCTCCTCGCGCAGGCGGGAATTCTCGATCGCCCCCTGCTTGAACACCTCGAGGGCGCCCGCCATCGAGCCGATCTCGTCCTGCCGATGCGCGAAGGGGATGTCGGCGGCGAGATCGCCGGTCGCGAGCTTCTGCATCGTGCCGGTCATGCGCACGATCGGACGGACCACGCCAAGGGCAACGCCGAGCAGGCCGGCGGCAATGAAAGCCAGTACCGCGGCGGAGACACCGAGCAGGATATAGAGGATCGAGCTGTCGCGGTCCGCTGCCAGCTTCTCCATGTCGGCATTCTGCTTGTTGGCGCTCTCGACGATGCTGTCGATGACGGCGCGATGCGCGGTGTAGGCCTCCTTGAGCTGCGCATAGGTGCGCTCGGAGGCAGCCATGTCCTTGGCCTTCAGGGCTGGCAGGAGCTGGTCGGACGCCTTCCAGAATTTCTGCACCTCGGCATCGGATTTCGACACCAGGGCAGTCTTCAGGTCGGCCGAGAGGCTGGAGGCGACCCAGTAGGCCTTGCGCTCGTCGTAGTCCTTGCGAAGCTGGACCAGGCGCTCGGCATGGGCCGCCAGCTGGTCCGGCTCGCGCATCGCGAGCGTGGCCTCGAGGTAGGCCTCGATGACATATTCCGGCGGCGGCAGGATGTCGGCGATGAGGTCATTGCCGAGCTTGATATCGGAATAGAGCGGACCGCCGACCTTGAGCTCGCGTAGCGCATAGAGACTGGTGGAGACGACCGCGGTGAAGCCGATGGCGAGCACGATGCCGAACGCAATGATCGCGGAAGACAACGACAGACGAATTTTCATATGGCAATCCAGGCGCGAATCAAATCCGCACCGAGCCTAGATCGTTACGGTAAATACGGACTTTCTTCGCGGACAGGTTGCAGACGGAAAAGCTCCGCAGAACTACGGGAGTAGGATCGATCAATCGGTTTTGGGTCAGTGAGACTGACGCTCAAACGTGCAGCACCGGCTGCAATTGCGCTGAATGAGAAGCGCGTCGCGGCGCCCCGGAGTCGCCGCGACGCATTGCCTCACATGTCGAAGAACACCGTCTCGTCGTCGCCCTGGAGGTGCAGGTCGAGGCGATAGACCGGCTTGCCGGCCTCGCGCACCGCGGTCAGCGTGGCGCGGCGCTCAGCGGGCACCAGCGCCAGCACGGGGTCGGCGGCGTTGCCGGCCTCGTCGCTGAAATAGATGCGGGTGTAGAGATGCCTGAGCATGCCGCGCCCGAACACGGCGAGGACGATGTGCGGCGCCTGCGGCTTGCCGTCGGGATCGGGCACCACGCCCGGCTTGATGGTGTCGAAGGAGTAATTGCCGTCCTTGTCGGTGCCGCAGCGGGCGAAGCCGCGGAAGCTGGCATTGGGCAACGCGCGCTTGTCCTGCGGGTCGGCGAAGCGTCCTTGCGCATCCGCCTGCCAGATCTCCAGCATGCAATCGGGCACGACAACGCCGTCGCCGTCGAACACGCGGCCCTCGATGCGGACACGGTCACCGGTGACGTCGGGCGTCAGCGTCGAATTGGTGAACGCGTCGTTCCAGGCATACTCGCCGGTTGGCGTCAGTCCGTATTTGAAGAACGGACCGACGGTCTGCGATGGGGTGATCCCGTTATCCTGCACGTTAGTGGTTCTCCATGGGCGTGGCGTTCTTGCCGCGCAGCACGATGTCAAAGCGGTAGCACAGCGCCCATTCGGGCTGGGTGTTCTCTAAGTCGAACGAGGAAACCATCCGCGCCCGCGCCTTCTCGTCCGGCACCGAGTTGAAGATCGGGTCGAACGGAAACAGCGGGTCGGCCGGGAAATACATCTGCGTCACCAGCCGCGTGACGAAGGAATGGCCGAACACCGAGAGATGGATATGCGCGGGGCGCCACGCATTGTGGTGATTGCCCCAGGGATAGGCCCCGGGCTTGATGGTGACGAAGCGGTAGTAGCCGGCAGCATCGCTCACGGTGCGGCCCGCGCCGGTGAAATTCGGATCGAGCGGCGCCGGATGCTGGTCGCGGACATGGACATAGCGGCCGCACGAATTGGCCTGCCAGATCTCGACCAGCGAGTTCGGCACGCCGCGGCCGTCCTCGTCGCGCACATGGCCGTGCACGATGATGCGCTCGCCGATCGGCTCGCCGGTGTGCTGGGTGGTGAGATCGTTGTCGCCCTCGCGCACGGTCTCCTGGCCGTAGACCGGGCCGGTCAGCTCCGACAGCGTGTGGCGCATCGGGATCAAGGGCTTGTTCGGCGCGCGCTTGATCGAGCTTTTGTACTCGGGCGACAGCGGCAGCGGATGCGCCTTGTTGCTATCGATGGGATAGATGAATGTCATTGGCGAACTCCTCCCCGGCCATTTTAGATCCAGCCGGTCAACGCTTCCGCCAATCATTATAGGATATAACTAATTTGGGGAAGCGGGTTTGGCCGCCTTCCTGCGCTGGCAGGCGCGCTATTTGATCGGTGGACGCGGCAGCACCGCTTCCCCAGCCTCGAGCCGGTAGGTGTGATCGAGCGAGTACCAGGGCGTCGTGACGTCGCGCGCGGTCGGATGCGGCGTCTCGCGGCGCTGGAACTTGCCGATCAGCGCCTGCGTCACCCCGAACTGCACATCGCTGTCGATATGAGGGTCGGCGGGATCGTAGACCTGCGAGATCAGCACCTTGAATCCGGGCTTGAAGATCAGGGCATGCAGATGCGCGGGTCGAT is a genomic window of Bradyrhizobium sp. CB1717 containing:
- a CDS encoding methyl-accepting chemotaxis protein yields the protein MKIRLSLSSAIIAFGIVLAIGFTAVVSTSLYALRELKVGGPLYSDIKLGNDLIADILPPPEYVIEAYLEATLAMREPDQLAAHAERLVQLRKDYDERKAYWVASSLSADLKTALVSKSDAEVQKFWKASDQLLPALKAKDMAASERTYAQLKEAYTAHRAVIDSIVESANKQNADMEKLAADRDSSILYILLGVSAAVLAFIAAGLLGVALGVVRPIVRMTGTMQKLATGDLAADIPFAHRQDEIGSMAGALEVFKQGAIENSRLREEQLQNEQEAARAKRSALHQMAETVERETGRSVDTASAASQGVERVASSLSEIARSLSTESQAVAAASTQALGSSQTVSAAAEELSASIREIATQVARTSTVTKSAVEGREQARSTIQALAGSVKRIAEVSDLIGGIAGQTNLLALNATIEAARAGEAGRGFAVVAAEVKSLSDQTAKSTEEIGRLIAEIQASTQAAVDAVEAMGGHIVEIDGVATSVAAAMEEQDAATREIARSISESASAAKDVSAKIGNVSRDAASVNERAAEVRQAIAGMAANLEQLRSVVVRTVRDSTAAA
- the pcaG gene encoding protocatechuate 3,4-dioxygenase subunit alpha → MQDNGITPSQTVGPFFKYGLTPTGEYAWNDAFTNSTLTPDVTGDRVRIEGRVFDGDGVVVPDCMLEIWQADAQGRFADPQDKRALPNASFRGFARCGTDKDGNYSFDTIKPGVVPDPDGKPQAPHIVLAVFGRGMLRHLYTRIYFSDEAGNAADPVLALVPAERRATLTAVREAGKPVYRLDLHLQGDDETVFFDM
- the pcaH gene encoding protocatechuate 3,4-dioxygenase subunit beta translates to MTFIYPIDSNKAHPLPLSPEYKSSIKRAPNKPLIPMRHTLSELTGPVYGQETVREGDNDLTTQHTGEPIGERIIVHGHVRDEDGRGVPNSLVEIWQANSCGRYVHVRDQHPAPLDPNFTGAGRTVSDAAGYYRFVTIKPGAYPWGNHHNAWRPAHIHLSVFGHSFVTRLVTQMYFPADPLFPFDPIFNSVPDEKARARMVSSFDLENTQPEWALCYRFDIVLRGKNATPMENH